A window of Haliscomenobacter hydrossis DSM 1100 contains these coding sequences:
- a CDS encoding chorismate mutase encodes MTFRPILERTEKRPILIAGPCSAETEEQVLQTARELASDGRIDLYRAGIWKPRTRPGEFEGVGAPGLAWLKKVKEETGLKVTTEVGNREHVFEALKAGIDVLWIGARTTVNPFTVQEIADALRGVDIPVMVKNPVNPDLKLWMGGIERLYKAGITRLAAIHRGFSFHGETSYRNVPHWQIPIDLRRNFPDIQIICDNSHICGRRDTLQEVAQKAMDLNFDGIMTEVHPTPDQAWSDAAQQITPAQYNAMIESMSFPEANSTDPIFAKHMNDLRHEIDEIDEDLLNLLGRRMKIAEKIGEYKKENNIAVLQTSRWNEILSKSVKHGAKKGLSEEFVTVVLKAIHDESINHQIRIMHGEEAVK; translated from the coding sequence ATGACATTTCGACCCATTTTGGAGCGCACTGAAAAAAGACCCATCTTGATTGCTGGGCCTTGTAGCGCTGAAACCGAAGAGCAAGTCCTGCAAACTGCTCGTGAACTGGCCAGCGATGGTCGGATCGATTTATACCGCGCTGGCATCTGGAAACCACGTACCCGCCCTGGAGAATTCGAAGGTGTTGGTGCACCTGGCCTCGCCTGGTTGAAAAAGGTAAAGGAAGAAACCGGACTCAAAGTAACCACCGAAGTGGGCAACCGCGAGCACGTGTTTGAAGCGCTTAAAGCAGGTATTGACGTACTCTGGATTGGTGCTCGCACGACCGTAAACCCATTTACGGTTCAGGAGATCGCCGATGCACTGCGTGGAGTAGATATTCCCGTAATGGTAAAAAACCCGGTAAATCCTGACCTCAAGCTATGGATGGGAGGCATCGAGCGCCTCTACAAAGCCGGCATTACCCGCTTGGCCGCCATTCACCGGGGATTCTCTTTTCACGGGGAAACCTCTTACCGCAACGTACCACACTGGCAGATTCCAATTGACCTGCGCCGCAATTTCCCGGACATCCAAATCATTTGTGACAACAGCCACATTTGTGGTCGCCGCGATACCCTGCAAGAGGTTGCCCAAAAAGCCATGGACCTCAACTTCGATGGCATCATGACCGAGGTACACCCTACCCCGGATCAGGCCTGGAGTGATGCTGCCCAGCAAATAACCCCTGCGCAGTACAATGCCATGATTGAGTCGATGAGCTTTCCTGAAGCCAATTCAACGGACCCGATCTTTGCCAAGCACATGAATGATCTGCGCCACGAAATTGACGAAATCGATGAAGATTTACTCAATCTTTTGGGTCGCCGAATGAAGATCGCTGAAAAGATCGGTGAATACAAAAAAGAAAACAACATCGCCGTACTACAGACGAGCCGCTGGAATGAAATCCTGAGTAAGTCGGTAAAACATGGCGCGAAAAAAGGCCTGAGTGAAGAATTCGTAACCGTGGTGCTCAAAGCCATCCACGATGAATCCATCAACCACCAGATTCGCATCATGCACGGTGAAGAAGCGGTGAAATAA
- a CDS encoding NAD(P)/FAD-dependent oxidoreductase produces the protein MKVAENQKNTNQRGQAIVLGGSLGGLMVARALSNHYERVTIIEKDQVERQPCSRKGQPQTRHLHGLLPGGLNVMLHYFPDLKDALAANGALLANFAQDMIWYTHGGYRKRFEMDLTAAAMSRPLLEHLIRERVLALPNVELMDNTSVKNLISTPDQQQITGVNIQLTELGKVMDLHADLVVDVTGRGSRTPKWLEELGFEAPSVSEVKVNVAYATRMYKRDPLDPRSTNWMLYTPMAPEEMRFGGMFPVEGDRWMLTVGGWHGDHVGCDEAAFNEFVRQLPMPEFYDIISNSEPLSEIIPYKYSHSLRRHYEKLKKFPLGFLVMGDAVCSFNPVYGQGMTSASMQAIELDKLLGKNIPEQHLAHRFFKEAAKVVDIPWQLAVGEDFRYSATTGPKPAGIGVINKYVTRVHRATLKDPVVCDAFLRVMSLLKAPTSLFHPKIFWRVMWAG, from the coding sequence ATGAAAGTTGCAGAAAATCAAAAAAACACGAATCAACGTGGTCAGGCCATCGTGCTTGGCGGAAGTTTAGGCGGATTGATGGTCGCTCGGGCATTGAGTAACCATTATGAACGGGTGACCATCATCGAAAAAGACCAGGTGGAACGACAACCTTGTTCCCGCAAAGGCCAACCTCAAACCCGCCATTTACATGGCTTGTTACCCGGTGGCTTGAACGTCATGCTGCATTATTTCCCGGATTTAAAAGATGCGCTGGCGGCCAATGGAGCCTTGCTGGCTAATTTTGCCCAGGACATGATCTGGTATACCCACGGCGGCTACCGCAAACGGTTCGAAATGGATTTGACCGCCGCCGCCATGAGCCGCCCCCTGCTTGAACACTTGATCAGAGAGCGGGTTTTGGCCTTGCCCAATGTTGAATTGATGGACAATACCAGCGTAAAAAACTTGATCAGTACCCCGGATCAGCAGCAGATTACCGGAGTCAATATTCAGTTGACTGAATTGGGGAAAGTAATGGATTTGCACGCGGATTTGGTGGTGGATGTCACTGGCCGTGGTTCACGTACGCCCAAATGGCTGGAAGAACTGGGCTTTGAAGCACCTTCCGTTAGCGAAGTAAAGGTCAATGTGGCGTATGCTACGCGGATGTATAAAAGAGATCCCCTTGATCCCCGTAGCACCAACTGGATGCTCTATACACCAATGGCACCCGAGGAAATGCGCTTTGGAGGCATGTTCCCAGTTGAAGGTGATCGTTGGATGTTGACAGTTGGTGGCTGGCATGGTGATCACGTAGGTTGTGATGAAGCGGCTTTTAATGAATTTGTGCGCCAACTGCCGATGCCAGAGTTTTATGACATCATCAGTAACAGCGAGCCTTTGTCCGAAATTATTCCTTACAAGTATTCGCATAGTCTGCGTCGGCATTACGAAAAACTGAAAAAGTTCCCCTTGGGTTTTCTTGTGATGGGTGATGCGGTATGTAGTTTTAATCCCGTTTATGGGCAAGGCATGACCTCTGCATCTATGCAAGCGATTGAACTGGATAAATTATTGGGTAAAAATATTCCTGAACAACACCTGGCCCACCGTTTTTTCAAAGAGGCCGCAAAGGTAGTGGACATCCCCTGGCAATTGGCGGTAGGGGAAGATTTTCGCTATTCGGCTACTACTGGCCCGAAGCCTGCGGGTATTGGAGTCATCAATAAGTACGTCACTCGAGTCCATCGGGCTACCTTGAAAGACCCGGTGGTTTGTGATGCATTTTTACGGGTGATGAGTTTGTTGAAAGCGCCAACTTCCTTGTTTCATCCAAAGATTTTTTGGAGAGTGATGTGGGCAGGGTAA
- a CDS encoding GNAT family N-acetyltransferase, producing MGFRLIDNQNLATFSLDNAANHPLLKALYLPLMRQESTILIHNVHVDTQLLDIGSRVLGLILPHIAAAYPDESYVASPYGQYVDYGRYETALELGKLLWLNRLANGVFNVLGEICRKAKFDQVVLIDNLLFSTNLYPQKIDYDLAALQQFLLQQFPNRALVFRSICPEVYPEWFQHLKSQGYKAVFSRQVYLLRAHEGAHRLKRALDIDSRLASKQKHLNWTLLDSPSDVELERILDLYNQLYLEKYARLNPQYTLGFLKNLLSEGIIHIKALWHEEKIVAFTGYFILDGVMINPLIGYDRSYPQKEGLYRLLTMETMLEAEKQGLLLNMSSGAAHFKRLRGAQAFLEYNMVYDRHLSFFRRLPWALTRAIAIPTIWLVRRYGL from the coding sequence ATGGGTTTTAGACTGATCGATAACCAAAACCTGGCTACTTTTTCTCTGGACAATGCAGCAAACCATCCATTGTTAAAGGCACTTTATTTGCCTTTGATGCGGCAGGAGTCCACTATTTTGATTCACAATGTACACGTTGATACTCAATTGTTGGATATCGGATCGCGTGTACTTGGCCTCATCCTTCCACATATTGCAGCGGCCTATCCGGATGAATCTTATGTAGCTTCACCCTATGGACAGTACGTTGATTATGGCCGATATGAAACTGCTCTTGAGCTGGGTAAGCTGCTTTGGCTCAATCGTTTGGCCAATGGTGTATTCAATGTCCTGGGGGAAATCTGCCGCAAGGCCAAATTCGATCAGGTGGTGTTGATCGACAACCTACTTTTTTCGACCAATTTATACCCCCAAAAAATAGACTATGATCTGGCGGCATTGCAGCAATTTTTATTGCAACAATTTCCCAATCGGGCACTGGTTTTTCGCTCCATTTGCCCAGAGGTATACCCGGAGTGGTTTCAACACCTCAAGTCTCAGGGTTACAAAGCCGTTTTTAGTCGTCAGGTGTATCTATTGCGCGCTCATGAAGGAGCGCATCGCTTGAAGCGGGCTTTAGACATTGACTCTCGTTTGGCCAGCAAACAAAAGCACCTCAACTGGACCCTGCTCGATAGCCCCAGCGATGTAGAATTGGAGCGTATCTTGGATTTGTACAATCAATTGTATCTGGAAAAATATGCACGGCTCAATCCTCAATACACGCTGGGTTTTCTCAAAAATCTGCTAAGTGAAGGAATCATCCACATCAAAGCTCTTTGGCATGAAGAAAAAATTGTAGCCTTCACGGGGTATTTTATTTTAGATGGAGTCATGATCAATCCCTTGATTGGTTATGACCGCAGTTATCCGCAAAAAGAAGGTTTGTACCGCTTACTCACCATGGAAACCATGTTGGAGGCCGAAAAACAGGGCTTATTGCTCAACATGAGTTCAGGCGCTGCACATTTCAAACGTTTGCGTGGGGCGCAGGCTTTTTTGGAATACAACATGGTCTACGACCGACACCTTTCTTTTTTTCGCCGCCTGCCCTGGGCGTTGACCAGAGCCATTGCCATACCGACAATTTGGTTGGTGCGGCGCTATGGCTTGTAA
- a CDS encoding TIGR00730 family Rossman fold protein translates to MSNSEIQFLEGPRSRWQEFKFAIKVFFEFIKGFRALHFVGPCITVFGSARFGEGTKDYQKTRELAGELAKLGFTIMTGGGPGIMEAANRGAKDVGGRSVGCNIRLPMEQFHNPYLDKWVTIRYFFVRKTLLIKYSYAFVIMPGGFGTLDEFFETITLIQTQKIYNFPIVIFDKTYHKEIIDHIQVMKDYGAISPEDLQLFLVTDDIHEAAAYIRDNAILKFKLKPERKAVKWLGERPIKK, encoded by the coding sequence ATGTCTAATTCTGAAATCCAATTCCTTGAAGGTCCCCGTTCCCGTTGGCAAGAATTTAAATTTGCCATAAAAGTCTTTTTTGAATTCATTAAAGGATTTCGAGCCCTGCACTTTGTGGGGCCATGTATCACTGTATTTGGTTCGGCGCGCTTTGGAGAGGGAACCAAAGACTACCAGAAAACACGAGAATTGGCAGGTGAATTGGCCAAGTTGGGTTTCACGATCATGACGGGCGGTGGTCCCGGTATTATGGAGGCCGCCAACCGAGGCGCCAAGGATGTTGGTGGACGAAGTGTAGGATGCAACATTCGGCTACCCATGGAACAGTTCCACAACCCTTACCTGGACAAATGGGTAACCATCCGCTACTTTTTTGTACGCAAAACCCTGCTCATCAAATATTCCTACGCTTTTGTGATCATGCCCGGCGGTTTTGGAACACTAGATGAGTTTTTTGAAACCATCACCTTGATTCAAACCCAAAAAATCTACAATTTCCCGATAGTCATTTTTGATAAGACCTATCACAAAGAAATCATTGACCACATCCAGGTGATGAAAGATTATGGGGCGATCAGCCCAGAAGACCTCCAGCTTTTTTTGGTTACCGACGACATTCATGAGGCAGCAGCATATATCCGTGACAATGCCATTTTGAAATTCAAATTGAAACCAGAAAGAAAGGCCGTAAAATGGCTGGGTGAACGTCCCATAAAGAAATGA
- a CDS encoding prohibitin family protein translates to MKNHINQILLVLGVLALTTSCTVVRQGEVGVRRTLGKYSDRQIKDGVRFFNPFITTVIKVPTQTVNLEVSLNIPSKEGLTIQSEVSILYNVQGSKAAEVLRQIGPDYERNLILPVFRSAVADVSSRFFAKDMHTGERAQIEEQIRILMDKTLDDKGIEVEAVLLKSIQLPKSLARAIEEKLEAEQGAQRMEFVLQQEQREAERRRIQAQGVRDAQNIISQGLTQEVLQFKAIEAFLELAKSPNAKVIITDGKQMPMMMDANIPTTPGVNSSLRSGIGTSTVPRAAANSSGGADGN, encoded by the coding sequence ATGAAAAATCACATCAATCAAATCTTGTTGGTATTGGGAGTCTTGGCTTTGACTACCAGTTGTACCGTTGTACGTCAAGGAGAAGTTGGCGTACGCCGAACCTTAGGCAAATACAGTGATCGCCAGATCAAGGATGGAGTTCGTTTTTTTAACCCGTTTATTACAACCGTAATAAAGGTGCCTACGCAAACGGTAAACCTGGAAGTATCGTTAAACATTCCCTCCAAGGAAGGACTAACCATTCAGTCCGAAGTGTCCATTCTTTACAATGTACAAGGAAGCAAAGCGGCGGAAGTTTTGCGCCAAATTGGTCCTGATTATGAGCGAAATCTCATTCTACCCGTATTCCGATCGGCGGTGGCTGACGTTAGCTCTCGATTTTTTGCCAAAGATATGCATACGGGGGAACGTGCCCAGATCGAAGAACAGATCCGAATTTTGATGGATAAAACCTTGGATGACAAGGGTATTGAGGTCGAAGCGGTGCTGCTTAAGAGTATTCAGTTGCCAAAAAGTTTAGCCAGAGCCATCGAAGAAAAGTTGGAAGCCGAGCAAGGTGCCCAGCGGATGGAGTTTGTACTACAGCAAGAACAACGCGAGGCCGAGCGCAGGCGCATTCAGGCTCAAGGGGTACGCGATGCTCAAAACATCATCAGTCAGGGACTTACCCAGGAAGTGCTACAATTCAAGGCAATCGAAGCATTTTTGGAGTTGGCCAAATCACCCAATGCCAAGGTAATCATTACCGATGGCAAACAAATGCCAATGATGATGGATGCCAATATTCCCACGACGCCAGGAGTGAATTCTTCTTTACGGAGTGGCATTGGCACTTCAACAGTGCCGCGTGCGGCTGCAAATTCCTCTGGAGGTGCGGACGGAAACTAA
- a CDS encoding polyprenyl synthetase family protein — MIDAYFQTFEDYRQQNSFDGQPTALYAPVNYIMELGGKRLRPILALMGYELFKADYRPALPLAYAIEIFHNFSLVHDDVMDAAPLRRGQATVHTKWNLNAAILSGDVMLIYAYDYLLRLDAPNRIAEIVKVFNRVAREVCEGQQLDIDFETRSDVSIPEYLRMIELKTSVLIAGALEMAGLAAGASMDDVQHLYEFGRNVGIAFQLQDDILDTFGDAAEVGKQIGGDIVQNKKTYLILKALELADGPDRDALFELMNTPTTNVEAKIDQVKNILNHYNIRALTQRAKQEFQDQAFEHLGALSIPASNRVALESLAHNLLDRAY; from the coding sequence ATGATCGATGCTTACTTTCAAACTTTTGAAGACTACCGCCAACAAAACTCCTTTGATGGGCAACCTACTGCACTATACGCTCCGGTAAATTACATCATGGAACTGGGGGGCAAACGCCTGCGGCCTATTCTGGCTTTGATGGGTTACGAATTGTTCAAGGCTGACTACCGACCGGCTTTACCTTTGGCCTATGCCATTGAAATATTTCACAATTTCTCTTTGGTTCACGATGATGTGATGGATGCCGCTCCACTGCGCCGAGGGCAGGCAACGGTACATACGAAGTGGAACCTCAATGCGGCCATCCTTTCCGGAGATGTAATGCTTATCTATGCCTACGATTACCTGTTGCGTCTGGATGCACCCAACCGGATTGCGGAGATTGTAAAAGTGTTCAATCGAGTGGCCAGAGAGGTATGTGAAGGTCAACAACTGGACATCGATTTTGAAACACGCAGCGATGTAAGTATTCCCGAATACTTGCGCATGATCGAGCTAAAAACCTCAGTGCTCATTGCCGGAGCACTGGAAATGGCGGGCTTGGCAGCGGGCGCCAGTATGGATGATGTGCAGCATTTGTACGAATTTGGCCGCAATGTGGGCATCGCTTTCCAGTTGCAAGACGATATCCTGGATACCTTTGGAGATGCCGCCGAAGTGGGCAAACAAATCGGGGGAGATATTGTCCAAAACAAAAAAACGTACCTGATTCTTAAAGCCCTGGAACTCGCAGATGGACCAGATCGGGACGCATTGTTTGAGTTGATGAATACCCCAACGACTAATGTGGAAGCAAAAATTGATCAAGTAAAAAACATCCTCAATCACTATAACATTAGAGCCTTGACCCAGAGAGCCAAGCAGGAGTTTCAAGATCAGGCTTTTGAACATTTAGGTGCCTTGAGTATTCCGGCTTCAAATCGGGTTGCACTGGAAAGCCTCGCTCATAACTTACTTGACAGGGCCTATTGA
- a CDS encoding YpdA family putative bacillithiol disulfide reductase: protein MQNIVDLIIIGGGPTGINCGIAASEAGLSHLILEKGVLVNSLYNFPVNMTFFSTSKLLEIGNTPFISHGDKPTRREALEYYRRLIEKYKLNLHLFEEVLSMQQNADQVYHIYTSKGDYYAHSVVVATGFYDTPRLLNVPGEDLPKVKHYFDDPHPYVGQKVLVIGARNSACDVALETYYKGAEVTMAVRGEALHDKVKYWILPNIENRIKDGSIKAYFNTHVLEIRPQEVVLEGPNGVFTLENDFVLAMTGYQPNYAFLRKLGIEIEPEGDCLPVHDAETLETNLPNVYLAGVVCAGARINKLFIENTRDHGEMIAQRVKEKLVEV from the coding sequence ATGCAAAATATTGTTGACCTGATCATCATTGGCGGTGGACCAACGGGAATAAATTGCGGAATTGCCGCAAGCGAAGCTGGTTTGAGTCACCTGATTTTGGAAAAAGGGGTGCTGGTCAATTCCCTCTATAATTTTCCGGTAAACATGACTTTTTTCTCCACCTCAAAGTTGCTGGAGATCGGAAATACTCCCTTCATATCGCATGGCGACAAACCTACCCGCCGCGAGGCCCTGGAATATTACCGTCGGCTGATCGAAAAGTACAAACTCAACTTGCACTTGTTTGAAGAGGTGTTATCCATGCAACAAAATGCCGATCAAGTTTACCACATTTATACCAGCAAGGGGGATTATTATGCCCACAGTGTAGTCGTAGCGACTGGTTTTTACGATACACCCCGTCTGCTCAATGTTCCTGGAGAAGATTTGCCCAAGGTGAAGCATTACTTCGACGATCCTCATCCTTATGTAGGTCAAAAAGTATTGGTCATTGGTGCCCGCAACTCTGCTTGTGATGTAGCACTGGAAACCTATTACAAGGGTGCGGAAGTAACGATGGCTGTACGTGGAGAAGCCTTGCACGATAAAGTCAAATACTGGATCTTACCCAATATCGAAAACCGCATCAAAGACGGTTCCATCAAGGCCTACTTCAACACCCATGTCCTGGAGATTCGCCCCCAAGAGGTGGTACTGGAAGGGCCCAATGGGGTTTTTACCCTCGAAAATGACTTTGTATTGGCGATGACAGGCTATCAACCCAATTACGCTTTTCTCCGCAAATTGGGCATCGAAATCGAACCTGAAGGCGATTGCCTCCCCGTTCACGACGCCGAAACGCTGGAAACCAACCTGCCCAATGTGTACCTGGCCGGGGTCGTTTGCGCCGGAGCCAGAATCAATAAGTTGTTCATTGAAAATACGCGGGATCATGGGGAAATGATTGCGCAGCGGGTGAAGGAGAAATTGGTGGAGGTTTGA
- a CDS encoding HNH endonuclease yields the protein MGLTKKTKGLVALRANYCCEYCRSQEQFSPSQFSVDHIIPSSKLGGDDLDNLCYACQACNNFKYVDTSTTDPITGQNFTLFNPRQHHWEEHFLWNEDTTELIGITPIGRATIVKLKLNRQGVVNLRKALKSLGLYP from the coding sequence ATGGGACTGACGAAGAAAACTAAAGGCTTGGTTGCCCTGCGTGCCAATTATTGCTGTGAATATTGTCGGTCTCAAGAGCAATTTTCTCCCAGTCAATTTTCGGTTGATCACATCATCCCTTCTTCCAAACTTGGTGGAGATGATTTGGACAATCTCTGTTATGCTTGCCAAGCTTGTAATAACTTTAAATACGTTGATACTTCAACAACTGATCCTATTACTGGCCAAAATTTTACTTTATTCAACCCTCGACAGCATCACTGGGAAGAGCATTTTTTATGGAATGAAGATACGACTGAACTCATTGGTATAACTCCAATTGGGCGAGCTACTATCGTAAAACTTAAATTGAATCGACAAGGCGTTGTTAATTTACGTAAAGCCTTGAAAAGCTTGGGATTGTATCCGTAA